A genomic stretch from Neodiprion fabricii isolate iyNeoFabr1 chromosome 3, iyNeoFabr1.1, whole genome shotgun sequence includes:
- the LOC124179195 gene encoding out at first protein, with amino-acid sequence MKTFGEIALVYIAVLQCLCGVCMPHLLINVRNQGGDILLETISSNVTDDTISLEFQRSDGTLVTQLVDFRNEVQVIKALVLGEEERGQNQYQVMCFVNHFYKMDFISSDAMSKLRQKNPGTIRIAEEDRGHSNYTMDLFLDVSKSGVISKHVATLCGEAADTTYTRNDDLKQWVQRPGSSEAALMATARNFTTTPVTQQVGNESKPVSLPKCADTSNLWAPCTCSLELCIGWYPCGLKFCKGKGDGKKPASSYRCGIKTCKKCFIFSYYSQLKQNCLWDE; translated from the exons ATGAAGACGTTTGGTGAAATAGCACTGGTGTATATTGCGGTGCTGCAATGCCTCTGCGGCGTTTGCATGCCCCATTTATTGATAAACGTGAGGAACCAG GGTGGAGATATCCTTCTAGAGACGATCTCCTCCAACGTTACTGACGATACTATAAGCCTTGAGTTCCAGCGATCCGATGGCACGCTGGTCACACAGCTCGTAGATTTCAGAAAT GAGGTGCAGGTGATAAAAGCTTTGGTACTAGGGGAGGAGGAGCGCGGGCAAAATCAGTATCAAGTGATGTGTTTTGTCAATCACTTCTACAAAATGGATTTTATATCATCCGACGCAATGTCTAAGCTGAGGCAAAAAAATCCTGGCACAATTCGTATCGCCGAAGAGGATAGGGGTCATAGTAACTATACTATGGATTTGTTTCTCGACGTATCCAAATCCGGCGTCATCTCTAAGCATGTTGCTACCTTATGTGGAGAAGCTGCTGACACGACCTACACGAGAAACGATGATCTGAAACAATGGGTGCAAAGACCTG GTTCTTCGGAAGCAGCCCTTATGGCAACAGCGCGTAACTTCACGACTACCCCAGTCACACAACAGGTGGGGAATGAGTCGAAACCTGTGTCACTGCCCAAATGTGCAGATACGTCAAATTTATGGGCACCCTGTACTTGTTCGTTAGAACTGTGTATAGGCTGGTATCCGTGCGGACTAAAATTCTGCAAGGGTAAAGGTGACGGTAAAAAACCAGCGAGCTCTTACCGCTGCGGAATTAAAACATGCAAGAagtgttttatattttcatactaCTCACAAttgaagcagaattgtttgtGGGACGAATGA